A genome region from Proteus vulgaris includes the following:
- the cueO gene encoding multicopper oxidase CueO, translated as MQRREFLKLGATLSAVTLLPSWSRFAFAQSNMPSLAIPPQITPDAQQKIVLNIQQGVSQFIPTAKTTTWGYNGSLLGPALKLKRGQPVTININNQLPETTTVHWHGLEISGEEDGGPQAMIESGKSRTVTFTPNQAESTCWFHPHTHGVTGQQVAMGLGGLVIIEDDETSNRKLPNRWGVDDLPIILQDKRLDSDGQIDYQLDVMSAAIGWFGDMMLTNGAIQPQHIVPKGWVRLRFLNGCNARSLNLATSDGRPMYVIASDGGLLAEPVKVTELPILMGERFEVLVDTSDGRDFDIVTLPVRQMGMVLAPFDNVLPVLRLLPSAEKGQGLLPEQLALIPALPTLSNLSTRTLHLRMDMRLDMQGMMLLTERYGDKALAGIHHGMSHMRQGNGSGMMGGGMNCGHGSGDLDIYNANSINGIPFSMTEPAFDVKQGVYERWVVSGRGDMMLHPFHVHGTQFRILSENGRAPEKHRQGWKDIVKVEGQFSEILVKFDHLATKAHPFMAHCHLLEHEDTGMMAGFTVSK; from the coding sequence GCTGTCACATTATTACCAAGCTGGAGTCGTTTTGCGTTTGCCCAAAGTAACATGCCTTCACTGGCTATTCCACCTCAAATTACCCCTGATGCCCAACAAAAGATTGTTCTGAATATTCAACAAGGTGTTTCTCAATTTATTCCCACCGCAAAGACAACTACGTGGGGTTATAACGGTAGTTTATTAGGTCCCGCATTGAAACTTAAGCGTGGTCAACCCGTCACCATTAATATCAATAACCAATTACCAGAAACAACAACGGTTCATTGGCATGGGCTTGAAATCAGTGGCGAAGAAGATGGTGGCCCACAAGCAATGATTGAGTCAGGAAAATCTCGTACGGTTACTTTTACACCTAATCAAGCTGAATCAACGTGCTGGTTCCATCCTCATACTCATGGTGTAACTGGACAACAAGTCGCGATGGGATTAGGTGGATTAGTGATCATTGAAGATGATGAAACCTCAAACCGTAAATTGCCTAATCGCTGGGGCGTGGATGATTTACCTATTATTTTGCAAGACAAACGTTTAGACAGTGATGGACAAATTGATTATCAACTCGATGTAATGAGTGCTGCAATTGGTTGGTTTGGCGATATGATGTTAACCAATGGTGCCATTCAACCACAGCATATTGTGCCCAAAGGTTGGGTAAGATTACGTTTCTTAAATGGCTGTAACGCGCGTAGCCTAAACCTTGCAACCAGTGATGGCAGACCCATGTATGTGATTGCCAGCGATGGTGGATTACTCGCAGAACCCGTCAAAGTGACAGAGCTACCGATTTTAATGGGGGAACGCTTTGAGGTTTTAGTGGATACCTCTGATGGGCGTGATTTTGATATTGTCACTTTACCCGTTCGTCAAATGGGGATGGTTTTAGCGCCATTTGATAATGTATTGCCTGTATTGCGCTTATTACCCTCAGCAGAAAAAGGACAGGGTCTTTTACCTGAGCAATTGGCGCTTATTCCTGCATTACCCACATTAAGCAATCTTTCAACGCGCACATTACACCTGCGCATGGATATGCGTTTAGATATGCAAGGGATGATGTTATTAACCGAGCGTTATGGTGATAAAGCTTTAGCGGGTATTCATCATGGAATGAGTCATATGCGCCAAGGTAACGGTAGTGGCATGATGGGCGGCGGAATGAATTGTGGTCATGGTAGTGGGGATCTTGATATTTATAATGCAAATAGTATCAATGGTATTCCATTCTCAATGACTGAACCTGCATTTGATGTAAAACAAGGCGTTTATGAGCGTTGGGTTGTTTCTGGTCGGGGTGACATGATGTTACATCCATTCCATGTTCATGGTACACAATTTCGCATTTTATCTGAAAATGGTAGAGCACCAGAGAAGCACCGCCAAGGTTGGAAAGATATTGTGAAAGTTGAAGGGCAATTTAGCGAAATTCTAGTGAAATTCGACCATTTAGCAACAAAAGCACATCCGTTTATGGCGCACTGTCATTTATTAGAACATGAAGATACTGGAATGATGGCGGGTTTTACTGTGAGTAAATAA
- the hpt gene encoding hypoxanthine phosphoribosyltransferase: MKHIVDVMISEEEIKQRIAELGREITEHYRPRQGQHDLVLIGLLKGSFIFMADLCREIDVNHEVDFMTVSSYGNGMTSTRDVKIIKDLDEDIRGKDVLIVEDIIDSGNTLNRVKEILSLREPASISICTLLDKPSRREVDVPVEWIGYSIEDKFVIGYGIDYAQRYRHLPYIGHVTLLDE; this comes from the coding sequence ATGAAACATATTGTTGATGTCATGATCTCTGAAGAAGAGATCAAACAGCGTATTGCTGAGCTAGGTCGTGAAATCACAGAACATTACCGCCCACGTCAAGGTCAACATGATCTTGTCTTAATCGGCTTGTTAAAAGGTTCTTTTATTTTTATGGCTGATTTGTGCCGTGAAATTGATGTGAACCATGAAGTCGATTTTATGACTGTATCAAGTTACGGTAATGGTATGACGTCAACGCGAGACGTTAAAATCATTAAAGATCTCGATGAAGACATTCGTGGTAAAGATGTTCTGATTGTTGAAGATATTATCGACTCAGGTAACACCTTAAATCGTGTTAAAGAGATTTTAAGCTTACGTGAGCCAGCTTCTATTTCTATCTGTACATTACTGGATAAACCCTCTCGTCGTGAAGTTGATGTTCCTGTTGAGTGGATTGGTTATTCCATTGAAGATAAATTTGTTATTGGTTACGGCATCGATTACGCACAGCGCTATCGTCACTTGCCTTATATTGGGCATGTCACCTTATTAGATGAGTAA
- a CDS encoding helix-turn-helix domain-containing protein gives MMIVDAIKAANSLVNIVPILGRSQSRKDYEEGVKLVEYLVEHDPDNPLIDMLCHKIDEYENSAPEFRVFNARLNQCDDAIAVLRTLMDQYQLNTTDFKEELGSRSYVSRILNGERNLTLEHIKKLSVRFNLPVSIFIK, from the coding sequence ATGATGATTGTTGATGCAATTAAGGCTGCTAATAGCCTAGTCAATATAGTTCCTATTCTTGGTCGTAGCCAATCTCGTAAAGACTATGAAGAAGGTGTCAAGTTGGTTGAATATTTAGTAGAACACGACCCAGATAATCCTTTAATTGATATGCTTTGTCATAAAATTGACGAATATGAAAATAGCGCGCCTGAATTTAGGGTCTTCAATGCAAGACTCAATCAATGTGATGATGCGATTGCAGTTTTGCGTACATTGATGGATCAATACCAACTAAATACTACTGATTTTAAAGAAGAATTGGGTTCACGCTCTTATGTAAGTCGCATTCTCAATGGTGAACGTAATCTCACATTAGAACATATTAAAAAACTGTCGGTTCGATTCAATCTACCTGTGTCTATTTTTATTAAGTAA
- a CDS encoding type II toxin-antitoxin system HigB family toxin — protein sequence MHVISREPFDLASARFPNCAQSITDTYRTLKQSTYQTPDALKKVFPSLDRMKYREKWWVINIGGNTLRILFFADFERNKIFVKHISTHAEYDKLIDYYRRTKE from the coding sequence ATGCACGTAATATCACGAGAGCCTTTTGATTTAGCATCTGCACGTTTCCCCAATTGTGCTCAATCAATTACTGATACTTATAGAACGTTAAAACAGAGTACTTATCAAACACCTGATGCATTAAAAAAAGTCTTCCCAAGTTTAGATAGAATGAAATATAGAGAAAAATGGTGGGTTATCAATATTGGTGGAAATACATTAAGGATCCTATTTTTTGCAGATTTTGAACGCAACAAAATATTTGTAAAACATATTTCTACTCATGCTGAATACGATAAACTTATTGATTACTATCGGAGAACAAAAGAATGA
- the can gene encoding carbonate dehydratase: MMRKIEELLANNKQWSESVTEENPQFFKDLCKGQKPHFLWIGCSDSRVPAEKLINAAPGDLFVHRNVANLVIHTDLNCLSVIQYAVDVLQVEHIIVCGHYGCGGIEAAIEGTELGLINNWLLHIRDIWYKHSSMLGELAPQDRLNLLCELNVIEQVYNLGHSTIMQAAWKRGQKVMIHGWVYGLNNGELHDLDITSDSREKLELSYRQAMAKLSHPR, encoded by the coding sequence ATGATGAGAAAAATTGAAGAGCTGTTAGCCAATAACAAGCAATGGTCAGAATCTGTTACTGAAGAAAATCCTCAGTTTTTTAAAGATCTCTGTAAAGGTCAAAAACCTCACTTCTTATGGATTGGTTGCTCCGATAGCCGCGTTCCAGCAGAAAAATTAATCAACGCAGCACCAGGTGACTTATTTGTTCACCGTAATGTGGCAAACTTGGTCATCCACACTGACTTAAACTGTCTTTCAGTGATCCAGTATGCAGTTGATGTATTACAAGTTGAACACATTATTGTCTGTGGTCATTATGGTTGTGGTGGTATTGAAGCAGCTATTGAAGGCACCGAATTAGGTCTTATCAATAACTGGTTACTGCATATCCGCGATATCTGGTACAAACACAGTTCAATGTTAGGTGAACTGGCACCGCAAGATAGATTAAACCTACTTTGTGAGCTAAATGTTATCGAACAAGTATACAACCTTGGTCATTCAACGATTATGCAAGCAGCATGGAAACGTGGACAAAAAGTGATGATCCACGGTTGGGTTTACGGTTTAAATAACGGTGAGTTACACGACCTCGATATCACGTCAGATAGCCGTGAAAAACTTGAACTATCTTATCGTCAAGCGATGGCAAAATTGAGTCATCCACGCTAA
- a CDS encoding ABC transporter ATP-binding protein — protein MTYALELTELTKTYHNGVKALKGINLTVEAGDFYALLGPNGAGKSTTIGIISSLVNKSSGKVKVFGYDTDTDMVNAKRQLGLVPQEFNFNPFETVLQIVLNQAGYYGVPRKLALERAETYLTQLDLWEKRDDRARFLSGGMKRRLMIARALMHQPKLLILDEPTAGVDIELRRSMWTFLKQLNAEGTTIILTTHYLEEAEMLCRNIGIIQRGELVENTSMKGLLSKLESETFILDLASKSPLPELQNYQYRLVDTSTLEVDVKREQGLNSVFAQLNAQGIQVLSMRNKANRLEELFVHLVNEDHTEVEGERE, from the coding sequence ATGACGTATGCATTGGAGTTAACGGAGTTAACGAAAACTTATCACAATGGTGTAAAAGCACTAAAAGGAATTAATCTCACCGTTGAGGCTGGCGATTTTTATGCTTTATTAGGACCTAATGGCGCAGGCAAATCGACCACAATTGGTATTATTAGCTCTTTGGTTAATAAGAGTAGCGGTAAAGTTAAAGTGTTTGGTTATGACACCGATACCGATATGGTTAATGCAAAACGTCAATTAGGATTAGTACCACAAGAATTCAATTTCAACCCTTTTGAAACCGTTTTACAAATTGTTCTCAATCAAGCGGGTTATTATGGTGTCCCACGTAAATTAGCGTTAGAACGTGCTGAAACTTATTTGACCCAGCTTGATTTATGGGAAAAACGTGACGACAGAGCGCGTTTTTTATCTGGGGGGATGAAGCGCCGTTTAATGATTGCGCGTGCATTAATGCACCAACCTAAATTACTTATTCTTGATGAACCTACCGCGGGTGTTGATATTGAATTACGTCGCTCTATGTGGACGTTTTTAAAACAATTAAATGCTGAAGGCACGACGATTATTCTCACCACACACTATTTAGAAGAAGCCGAAATGCTGTGTCGGAATATTGGTATTATTCAACGTGGTGAGTTGGTTGAAAATACCAGTATGAAGGGGCTATTAAGTAAATTAGAGTCTGAAACCTTTATTTTAGATTTAGCGTCAAAAAGCCCACTACCTGAGTTACAAAATTATCAATATCGTTTGGTTGATACATCAACATTAGAAGTTGATGTTAAAAGAGAGCAAGGACTAAACAGTGTATTTGCTCAACTAAATGCGCAAGGTATTCAAGTCTTAAGTATGCGTAATAAAGCTAACCGTCTTGAGGAGTTATTTGTGCACTTAGTTAATGAAGATCATACAGAAGTAGAAGGAGAGAGGGAATGA
- a CDS encoding ABC transporter permease yields the protein MIQLYWVALKTIWIKEVTRFGRIWVQTLIPPVITMSLYFVIFGNLIGKRIGDMGGVDYMQFIVPGLIMMAVITNSYANVSSSFFGAKFQRSIEELLVSPVPTHVVIAGFVGGGVARGICVGILVTLVSLFFVPLEIHSWTMVVVTLLMTSIVFSLAGLLNAIFAKTFDDISIIPTFVLTPLTYLGGVFYSLSLLPEFWQGVSKLNPIVYMISGFRYGFLGITDVSLTVTISVLCLFIAVFYVIAWYLIEKGRGLRS from the coding sequence ATGATTCAGTTGTATTGGGTAGCCCTCAAGACGATTTGGATTAAAGAAGTGACCCGTTTTGGGCGTATTTGGGTACAAACTTTAATTCCTCCCGTTATTACGATGTCGCTCTATTTTGTTATTTTCGGTAATTTAATTGGTAAGCGTATTGGGGATATGGGAGGCGTTGATTATATGCAGTTTATTGTCCCCGGTCTGATTATGATGGCGGTGATCACAAACTCATATGCTAATGTCTCATCTTCATTTTTTGGTGCTAAATTCCAACGTAGTATTGAAGAATTATTAGTATCGCCAGTACCGACCCATGTTGTTATCGCGGGTTTTGTCGGTGGGGGTGTAGCGCGTGGTATTTGTGTTGGAATATTGGTCACACTGGTTTCGCTATTTTTTGTACCACTAGAGATACACTCTTGGACAATGGTGGTGGTGACATTATTGATGACCTCAATTGTGTTTTCTCTCGCTGGATTATTAAATGCGATTTTTGCGAAAACCTTTGATGATATCAGCATCATCCCGACGTTTGTTCTAACGCCATTAACCTATTTAGGGGGCGTGTTCTATTCACTGTCACTCTTACCTGAATTTTGGCAAGGCGTGTCTAAGTTAAACCCTATTGTGTATATGATCAGCGGTTTCCGTTACGGTTTTCTGGGTATTACGGATGTCTCTTTAACAGTGACGATTAGTGTTCTGTGTCTTTTCATTGCGGTGTTTTATGTTATTGCATGGTATTTAATTGAGAAAGGTCGCGGTTTAAGAAGCTAA